In the Hordeum vulgare subsp. vulgare chromosome 7H, MorexV3_pseudomolecules_assembly, whole genome shotgun sequence genome, one interval contains:
- the LOC123407687 gene encoding growth-regulating factor 2-like, translated as MMLGGQGGGGRCLFTASQWRELEHQALIYKYMAAGSQVPHELVVPLRHRDAAFASIDTAPSLACFPPPQPSLGWGLYGTGAQYARKPEDPEPGRCRRTDGKKWRCSREAYGESKYCDRHMHRGKNRSRKPVEPMSSSSSSVSSPAASYRQTTLSMSPPTPADAPSYGHGHGQDHLRAAAAQSQINPLQLHLDTRSPPPSYHRYAPAQQYGGSYFTGRQQEAEAEARRRQHFLALGADLSLDKPDATAAASSTTEDKPLRRFFDEWPRDGNAVEGRPWNMGHRDETQLSMSIPTTTASHPDLAAYRRRNDE; from the exons atgatGCTgggagggcaaggcggcggcgggaggtgcCTGTTCACGGCGTCGCAGTGGCGGGAGCTGGAGCACCAGGCGCTCATCTACAAGTACATGGCCGCCGGCTCGCAGGTGCCCCACGAGCTGGTCGTCCCGCTCCGCCACCGCGACGCCGCCTTCGCCTCCATCGACACCGCCCCCTCCCTCGCCTGCTTCCCTCCACCGCAGCCATCCC TGGGGTGGGGGCTCTACGGGACCGGGGCGCAGTACGCGCGGAAGCCGGAGGACCCGGAGCCTGGGCGGTGCCGGCGGACGGACGGCAAGAAGTGGCGGTGCTCCAGGGAGGCGTACGGGGAGTCCAAGTACTGCGACAGGCACATGCACCGCGGCAAGAACCGTTCAAGAAAGCCTGTGGAACcaatgtcctcctcctcctcctccgtctcctccccgGCGGCCTCCTACCGCCAGACCACCCTCTCCATGTCGCCCCCCACGCCGGCCGACGCGCCCAGCTACGGCCACGGCCACGGCCAAGACCACCTCCGCGCAGCTGCTGCTCAGAGCCAGATAAACCCTCTCCAGCTCCACCTCGACACCCGGTCTCCCCCGCCGTCCTACCACAGGTACGCGCCGGCGCAGCAGTACGGGGGTTCCTACTTCACGGGCAGGCAgcaggaggcggaggcggaggcgaggcggcGGCAGCACTTCCTGGCTCTCGGCGCCGACCTGAGCCTGGACAAGCCGGACGCCACCGCCGCAGCGTCCTCGACGACCGAGGACAAGCCGCTGCGGCGCTTCTTCGACGAGTGGCCGCGCGACGGGAACGCCGTCGAGGGCAGGCCCTGGAACATGGGCCACCGGGACGAGACGCAGCTCTCCATGTCCATCCCCACGACGACGGCCTCGCACCCCGACCTCGCGGCCTACCGCCGCCGCAACG ATGAATAA